Proteins from a genomic interval of Oncorhynchus kisutch isolate 150728-3 linkage group LG28, Okis_V2, whole genome shotgun sequence:
- the LOC109872719 gene encoding uncharacterized protein LOC109872719 isoform X2 has protein sequence MSNSIPSRNAISPSRRTPRPAMPYKRQHSSDHVGGEVWSAPERRYLKPKVGTKVVVTKFPLGSVGVEDLMTLAKPFGTVVKHLVFPCKGFLEFDSHKEAVNMVNHFSEKQAFVKGNKLTLYLSPMVCSIHPPRLDEPPEKWQTKQVTNTVVCFSRLPPGKERESEILVLAKMFGNVRHSTFSSDQALIEMVDWKDADIMVKYYHSNPLKISGKSVKVYLSLKRLRESPDSTTSRRADSSKGRSSRHKSEETCKTSNSTNEEKPSTGKQPAEKVMEQGEGHQSTSEEVKQDIKEEDFDLENKDLDGKGIQVEPEQCLSDDEVGAGVATKNPASSKSASLVADSKDKGEPEISELLVDDTLEDSDIKAADDPALCDADVSMENMMEQESFHEDDNMDDMDFPENMDDFVTLDELDDSTGGDTPLESKGASWDGKVVHISPIRKGYGNMAVALLKLAERANVKVVDHAISFLRKEAWLELETTEEVREMVKFYKGKGQLLRKPVSVSMCFSQKKLERPSGRSIYICMLPLQKYSDVSLLRLAQPFGKITGYNLNWHHGKCYIQLESVEAAQKMVKYFQRPHKFYGTLLRVSLCKKGDSLIYWKPPVKYELWLAGQNNRRSRDHQGDEKTNGQSTKSPYPEDVQSPVSDSERVCGDPEGEEASGVEAIPEEEEKKQEEPLGPYQPDNPVGLDYLVPRTGFFCKLCNIFYTNEETAKSVHCSSEVHYLNLKRKMDIDLG, from the exons AT GTCCAACTCCATCCCAAGTAGAAATGCTATTTCACCGTCCAGGAGAACGCCACGTCCTGCTATGCCGTACAAGAGACAACATAGCTCAGACCACGTAGGAG GTGAAGTCTGGTCTGCACCAGAAAGACGCTATTTGAAGCCCAAG GTTGGCACAAAGGTGGTGGTTACAAAATTTCCCCTTGGCTCTGTTGGTGTAGAAGACTTGATGACTTTGGCTAAGCCATTCGGCACGGTTGTAAAACATCTGGTGTTCCCCTGCAAG GGATTCCTGGAGTTTGATTCTCACAAAGAGGCAGTCAATATGGTGAATCACTTCAGTGAAAAGCAAGCATTCGTGAAGGGAAATAagttgactctgtacctgtcACCGATGGTGTGCAGTATTCAT CCGCCAAGGTTGGATGAACCACCAGAAAAATGGCAGACCAAACAAGTTACCAATACAGTGGTTTGTTTTTCCCGCCTACCTCCTGGGAAGGAAAGAGAATCTGAGATTCTTGTTCTCGCCAAGATGTTTGGGAATGTGCGGCATTCAACATTTTCAAGTGATCAG GCCCTGATTGAGATGGTAGATTGGAAGGATGCTGACATTATGGTGAAGTACTACCACTCCAACCCCCTAAAGATCAGTGGAAAGAGTGTCAAAGTATACTTGTCACTGAAACGCCTGAG AGAAAGTCCTGACTCCACCACATCCAGAAGAGCAGATTCCAGTAAAGGCCGCAGCAGCAGACACAAGAGCGAGGAGACTTGCAAGACCTCAAACTCCACGAACGAAGAGAAACCCAGTACAGGCAAACAACCTGCTGAGAAAGTGATGGAACAAGGAGAAGGTCATCAAAGCACCTCAGAAGAGGTCAAGCAGGACATCAAGGAGGAGGACTTTGATTTGGAAAACAAAGATCTAGATGGAAAGGGCATCCAGGTGGAACCTGAACAATGCTTGTCAGATGATGAGGTTGGTGCTGGTGTTGCAACTAAAAACCCTGCTTCTTCCAAAAGTGCTTCTCTGGTGGCTGATTCTAAAGATAAGGGGGAACCCGAAATCTCAGAACTTTTGGTAGACGATACCTTGGAGGATTCTGACATCAAGGCTGCCGATGATCCAGCTCTGTGTGATGCTGACGTTTCAATGGAGAACATGATGGAACAGGAGAGCTTTCATGAAGAT gacaatatggATGACATGGATTTCCCTGAGAATATGGATGACTTTGTTACATTGGATGAACTTGACGACAGTACTGGAGGGGACACGCCGCTGG AGTCAAAGGGTGCTTCATGG GATGGAAAAGTTGTCCATATTAGCCCAATTAGAAAGGGCTATGGAAACATGGCGGTGGCCCTATTGAAACTGGCAGAGCGAGCAAACGTGAAAGTTGTCGACCATGCCATATCCTTCCTCAGAAAGGAG GCATGGTTAGAGCTTGAAACTACCGAGGAAGTACGTGAAATGGTGAAATTCTACAAAGGAAAAGGACAGTTGTTGAGGAAACCAGTCAGTGTTAGCATGTGCTTTTCACAGAAAAAGTTGGAG AGGCCTAGTGGGAGATCCATCTACATTTGTATGCTTCCACTCCAGAAGTACTCTGACGTCTCTCTTTTACGACTTGCCCAGCCTTTCGGGAAAATCACTGGCTATAATTTGAACTGGCATCATGGAAAG tGTTATATCCAGTTGGAGAGCGTGGAAGCCGCTCAGAAAATGGTGAAGTACTTCCAACGTCCACACAAGTTCTACGGGACCCTGTTAAGAGTCAGTTTGTGCAAAAAGGGAGACTCACTAATATACTG GAAGCCACCAGTCAAATATGAGCTGTGGTTGGCTGGTCAGAACAACAGAAGATCAAGAGATCATCAAGGAGATGAAAAGACTAATGGCCAGTCAACCAAAAGCCCCTATCCAGAG GATGTCCAGAGCCCTGTGTCTGACAGTGAGCGGGTCTGTGGGGACCCTGAGGGTGAGGAAGCCAGTGGTGTGGAAGCTAtcccagaggaggaggagaagaagcagGAGGAACCTCTGGGCCCTTATCAACCTGACAACCCTGTTG GGTTAGATTATCTGGTGCCAAGGACTGGATTCTTCTGCAAGCTGTGCAACATCTTCTACACCAATGAGGAAACAGCCAAATCAGTCCACTGTAGCAGTGAGGTACATTATCTGAACCTTAAG AGAAAGATGGACATTGATCTCGGCTGA
- the LOC109872719 gene encoding matrin-3 isoform X1, which translates to MEGSEGNSSAHQGSGDGGMNLYATLGLSPEDVDALAQIPENEISVETLPYLIMQLKASRAKQEEQGQSSPKGDSCQEDTDDGVLSKRDRPPAVPRRSNSHCDTDYRRVEIHSRPERRTETRDSRHNWSSREKPSETQQRLPFSYQVDDFHGVLPKVYPHTCSLCLCMLNSTKEWKDHVNGLSHVEGCRELLRLYPDWKRPDTRKEMSNSIPSRNAISPSRRTPRPAMPYKRQHSSDHVGGEVWSAPERRYLKPKVGTKVVVTKFPLGSVGVEDLMTLAKPFGTVVKHLVFPCKGFLEFDSHKEAVNMVNHFSEKQAFVKGNKLTLYLSPMVCSIHPPRLDEPPEKWQTKQVTNTVVCFSRLPPGKERESEILVLAKMFGNVRHSTFSSDQALIEMVDWKDADIMVKYYHSNPLKISGKSVKVYLSLKRLRESPDSTTSRRADSSKGRSSRHKSEETCKTSNSTNEEKPSTGKQPAEKVMEQGEGHQSTSEEVKQDIKEEDFDLENKDLDGKGIQVEPEQCLSDDEVGAGVATKNPASSKSASLVADSKDKGEPEISELLVDDTLEDSDIKAADDPALCDADVSMENMMEQESFHEDDNMDDMDFPENMDDFVTLDELDDSTGGDTPLESKGASWDGKVVHISPIRKGYGNMAVALLKLAERANVKVVDHAISFLRKEAWLELETTEEVREMVKFYKGKGQLLRKPVSVSMCFSQKKLERPSGRSIYICMLPLQKYSDVSLLRLAQPFGKITGYNLNWHHGKCYIQLESVEAAQKMVKYFQRPHKFYGTLLRVSLCKKGDSLIYWKPPVKYELWLAGQNNRRSRDHQGDEKTNGQSTKSPYPEDVQSPVSDSERVCGDPEGEEASGVEAIPEEEEKKQEEPLGPYQPDNPVGLDYLVPRTGFFCKLCNIFYTNEETAKSVHCSSEVHYLNLKRKMDIDLG; encoded by the exons GCAAGAGGAGCAGGGACAGTCCTCCCCAAAGGGAGACAGCTGTCAGGAGGATACAGATGATGGAGTCCTTAGCAAACGGGACCGTCCCCCTGCAGTACCTCGCCGTTCAAACAGCCATTGTGACACTGACTATAGGAGAGTGGAGATTCACAGTCGACCAGAGCGGCGGACTGAGACGAGAGATTCCCGTCACAATTGGTCCTCAAGGGAAAAACCATCCGAGACCCAGCAAAGGTTACCTTTCTCCTATCAAGTGGATGATTTTCATGGAGTTTTGCCCAAGGTTTACCCACACACATGCTCTCTATGCTTATGCATGTTGAATTCTACTAAG GAATGGAAGGATCATGTCAATGGATTAAGCCACGTGGAGGGCTGTCGAGAACTCCTGCGTCT atatccagattGGAAAAGACCTGATACCCGGAAGGAAAT GTCCAACTCCATCCCAAGTAGAAATGCTATTTCACCGTCCAGGAGAACGCCACGTCCTGCTATGCCGTACAAGAGACAACATAGCTCAGACCACGTAGGAG GTGAAGTCTGGTCTGCACCAGAAAGACGCTATTTGAAGCCCAAG GTTGGCACAAAGGTGGTGGTTACAAAATTTCCCCTTGGCTCTGTTGGTGTAGAAGACTTGATGACTTTGGCTAAGCCATTCGGCACGGTTGTAAAACATCTGGTGTTCCCCTGCAAG GGATTCCTGGAGTTTGATTCTCACAAAGAGGCAGTCAATATGGTGAATCACTTCAGTGAAAAGCAAGCATTCGTGAAGGGAAATAagttgactctgtacctgtcACCGATGGTGTGCAGTATTCAT CCGCCAAGGTTGGATGAACCACCAGAAAAATGGCAGACCAAACAAGTTACCAATACAGTGGTTTGTTTTTCCCGCCTACCTCCTGGGAAGGAAAGAGAATCTGAGATTCTTGTTCTCGCCAAGATGTTTGGGAATGTGCGGCATTCAACATTTTCAAGTGATCAG GCCCTGATTGAGATGGTAGATTGGAAGGATGCTGACATTATGGTGAAGTACTACCACTCCAACCCCCTAAAGATCAGTGGAAAGAGTGTCAAAGTATACTTGTCACTGAAACGCCTGAG AGAAAGTCCTGACTCCACCACATCCAGAAGAGCAGATTCCAGTAAAGGCCGCAGCAGCAGACACAAGAGCGAGGAGACTTGCAAGACCTCAAACTCCACGAACGAAGAGAAACCCAGTACAGGCAAACAACCTGCTGAGAAAGTGATGGAACAAGGAGAAGGTCATCAAAGCACCTCAGAAGAGGTCAAGCAGGACATCAAGGAGGAGGACTTTGATTTGGAAAACAAAGATCTAGATGGAAAGGGCATCCAGGTGGAACCTGAACAATGCTTGTCAGATGATGAGGTTGGTGCTGGTGTTGCAACTAAAAACCCTGCTTCTTCCAAAAGTGCTTCTCTGGTGGCTGATTCTAAAGATAAGGGGGAACCCGAAATCTCAGAACTTTTGGTAGACGATACCTTGGAGGATTCTGACATCAAGGCTGCCGATGATCCAGCTCTGTGTGATGCTGACGTTTCAATGGAGAACATGATGGAACAGGAGAGCTTTCATGAAGAT gacaatatggATGACATGGATTTCCCTGAGAATATGGATGACTTTGTTACATTGGATGAACTTGACGACAGTACTGGAGGGGACACGCCGCTGG AGTCAAAGGGTGCTTCATGG GATGGAAAAGTTGTCCATATTAGCCCAATTAGAAAGGGCTATGGAAACATGGCGGTGGCCCTATTGAAACTGGCAGAGCGAGCAAACGTGAAAGTTGTCGACCATGCCATATCCTTCCTCAGAAAGGAG GCATGGTTAGAGCTTGAAACTACCGAGGAAGTACGTGAAATGGTGAAATTCTACAAAGGAAAAGGACAGTTGTTGAGGAAACCAGTCAGTGTTAGCATGTGCTTTTCACAGAAAAAGTTGGAG AGGCCTAGTGGGAGATCCATCTACATTTGTATGCTTCCACTCCAGAAGTACTCTGACGTCTCTCTTTTACGACTTGCCCAGCCTTTCGGGAAAATCACTGGCTATAATTTGAACTGGCATCATGGAAAG tGTTATATCCAGTTGGAGAGCGTGGAAGCCGCTCAGAAAATGGTGAAGTACTTCCAACGTCCACACAAGTTCTACGGGACCCTGTTAAGAGTCAGTTTGTGCAAAAAGGGAGACTCACTAATATACTG GAAGCCACCAGTCAAATATGAGCTGTGGTTGGCTGGTCAGAACAACAGAAGATCAAGAGATCATCAAGGAGATGAAAAGACTAATGGCCAGTCAACCAAAAGCCCCTATCCAGAG GATGTCCAGAGCCCTGTGTCTGACAGTGAGCGGGTCTGTGGGGACCCTGAGGGTGAGGAAGCCAGTGGTGTGGAAGCTAtcccagaggaggaggagaagaagcagGAGGAACCTCTGGGCCCTTATCAACCTGACAACCCTGTTG GGTTAGATTATCTGGTGCCAAGGACTGGATTCTTCTGCAAGCTGTGCAACATCTTCTACACCAATGAGGAAACAGCCAAATCAGTCCACTGTAGCAGTGAGGTACATTATCTGAACCTTAAG AGAAAGATGGACATTGATCTCGGCTGA